A genomic window from Aquila chrysaetos chrysaetos chromosome 21, bAquChr1.4, whole genome shotgun sequence includes:
- the KCNE5 gene encoding potassium voltage-gated channel subfamily E regulatory beta subunit 5 gives MNCSEPRRLQALLGALLRELRGGGGNASAAGSGFESGSRSGSGPGGDASLYILLIMIFYGCLAGGLILAYTRSRKLESKHDPYHLYIERDWGRGGGGGPGQPAEEGGPAEGQRLM, from the coding sequence ATGAACTGCAGCGAGCCGCGGCGGCTGCAGGCGCTGCTCGGCGCGCTGCTGCGGGagctgcgcggcggcggcgggaacGCCAGCGCGGCGGGATCCGGGTTCGAGTCCGGCTCCCGCTCCGGGTCCGGTCCGGGGGGAGACGCCTCGCTGTACATCCTGCTCATCATGATCTTCTACGGCTGCTTGGCCGGGGGGCTCATCCTGGCCTACACCCGCTCGCGGAAGCTGGAGTCCAAGCACGATCCCTACCACCTCTACATCGAACGCGACtggggccgcggcggcggcggcggcccgggccAGCCGGCCGAGGAGGGCGGCCCCGCCGAGGGCCAGCGGCTGATGTGA